From the Cryptomeria japonica chromosome 2, Sugi_1.0, whole genome shotgun sequence genome, one window contains:
- the LOC131859887 gene encoding uncharacterized protein LOC131859887, with protein sequence MAEVLGRSIAQKRSHRLWKGIEISRGVEPTTHSQFSDNTSGSQRSLARPFGIIIGHLRGKFLGTLLFAGAGKAKIWKGLLDGCIAKMEGWKSKWLTLAGRLLMLKTTISKMPIFSMACFKLPSMIIKNIQQKMRKFMWNGSQD encoded by the exons atgGCAGAAGTTCTCGGTCGCTCGATTGCTCAAAAGCGTTCTCACAGGTTGTGGAAAGGTATTGAGATTTCTCGTGGGGTGGAACCAACAACTCATTCCCAGTTTTCTGACAATACGT CTGGGTCACAGAGGTCTTTAGCCAGACCTTTTGGGATTATAATTGGTCATCTACGTGGGAAATTCCTTGGAACGCTGCTCTTTGCTGGAGCAGGTAAGGCAAAGATTTGGAAAGGGCTTCTTGATGGTTGCATTGCAAAAATGGAGGGCTGGAAAAGCAAGTGGCTCACTTTGGCTGGTCGCCTTCTGATGTTGAAGACAACGATTTCAAAAATGCCAATTTTCTCTATGGCTTGTTTTAAACTCCCAAGCATGATCATTAAGAATATTCAACAGAAAATGAGAAAATTTATGTGGAACGGTAGTCAAGATTAG